The Bacteroidales bacterium genome segment GAATATAGAATGCAGAGTTTAGAGTTAAAAATTAGTTTATAGTATTTGTAATAAATAAAAAACAGTCATGATAAAAAGAATATTTTTTCTCTTATTCTTGTTAGCGGCAACAGGCGTTACTGCTCAAAATTTTTCAAGCAAAGCATATAAAACAGGAATCTATATCTATTGTGGTAATGAACTACCCAGGCATTTTTCATATATCATCGAAAGAAAAAAAGATAATACCAATGAATGGAATCCTGTTGCAGAACTTCATGCTCCGAAGAATGAGGCAGAATGCGAAGCTACATTGCTTCGTTTACCGGGTTCACTGGCATCACTCACTAACATTGATGAATCGCTTACAAAAAAAATATGGCAGTTTGCTCAGAAAGCAATCACACTCGATTCGTTGTATTCATATGCTTTCGACCCGCGCTACCAGTCGGTTGCAGGTTGTGCATGGTTTGATGATGGCATCACAAAACAAGGAGAATATCAGTATCGTATTTACAAATTACCAAAAAGCGGGGAAAGAACTTTACTGAACGAAATAAAGATAACATTCCCGGGAAGCCCGTTTGGCGGCACTTTGAAAGCAACCAGCTTTAAACTGAACGAAACAAATATTAATATCAGCTTTCGTTTAAGTGACTCTGTGAATACAGCCGGAATAAAATTATTCCGCAGCTTGTTCAAACAAAATAAATTCTCTGAAATACCGGCTAAAGTAATTTTTACAAAAGAAAAAGGAAAAATTGTAGCGTTCGTTACCGATGCATCTGTAGCAACAGGTGTAACATACAGCTATCTCGCAACACCTTACGATGCTTTAGGAAATATGGGCACGCCAACAAAAGACACATTGAATATTTACAACCTTTCAAAACCTTCTGAAATAGGAATAGTTGAAAAATTTGACGCTGAACCTAATGTTGAGAAACGTGGTGTTGACCTTACATGGAAATTAAAAAATTCTCTTTATGTTACATCTGTCGATATTTACCGCTCGGCAACCTATGATGGAAGTTATGTTAAAATAGCAAGCGTATCGCCAAAAGAAACAACCTACTTCGACGATAACAAAATAAAACCCGCAACAGCTTATTATTACTACATTCTCATCAATACAGGTTATGGGAATAGTTTGCCAAGTGCAAGAGTTCCTGTGATTTTAAAAGGCAACAAACAAAATCTTTTACCTCCGCAAAACCTTACCATCTCACGTAACGGAAGAATAGTTACACTTAAATTCCAGCGACTGGGAAAAGAAATTCACGGATATTATGTTTACCGCGCAAACGGTTATATTGCCGATTTGGTGCAATTACCAAGGATGTTGCTAAGTAAAGATTCTCTTCTGACATATAACGACACGTTACCATTATCTGCCAATCCTGAAGTTTACAGTTATGCCGTTGCATCGGTAAATACATCATATAATATCAGTCCGCTTACCGAAAGAGTCAGCGTGCAGTTTAGCGGTGGAATGCTGCCTGTTCCTTCAAAAGTAAATGCAATGATTTTAAATAAATCTGTATTCATCACATGGGATAATGTATCGGAACAAAATGCAGCAGTGTCTGCTTATTATATTTTCAGAAGCACAGTTGATGCAGATAATAAAGAAACAAATTTAAAACGGATAGCTGTAAACACATTCGAACAAAATAATTATACCGATTCAAATATTGTTGAAGGCGCTCATTACCGTTACAGCATTCAATGTATAGGTATTGACAGTTCTGATGTAGGAAGTATAAGTTCAGCAACAGGAATTGAAATTCCCGAACAACTACCTATACAACCCGGAAGTGTTTCTGCTTATGGCACCGATAAAAAAATTGTGATACATTGGGATATTCCTAACGATAACAATATTGCCGGATACCGCATTTACCGAGCTGTCGCAAATAAACAAGCAACATTACTCAAAGAGTTTACAGCAGATGTTAATCAATATGAAGACACATCGGTTAATGCTAATGAAGAATATTTTTATTACCTGAAATCATTTAATAAAGCCGGTAAAGAAAGTAAGCCCACTGATGAAGTAAACGCTAAAGCGAAATAGTTTATACATCAAATATACTTCTTCCTCAAAACCTTTGGGGCTGTACAATTAAAAAAACCAATAAAAAAAACCCTCCTATTCAGAGGGTTTTTTTTATTGAATCACACAAAACCACTACCTGTTAATGATGAGTTTTTGTGTCTTTACCTCATCATTAGTACGAAGCATAAGAATATAAACGCCTTGTAAAATGGCATCTCCGGCTTTGAAAGTATACTTAAATTTCCTGAAGGCCATTACGCATTGATAAAAGTTAGAATATTCAATTGAGCGAGGGCCCGGCAAATCAGCGAGGTCTGTGCTAGGGTGAATGCTATAATGCTTTAAATTCTTACAAAGTTCCGATCTTTCGGAATGCCTTTGTCTATAATTTTGCATTATAGCAGAGCGCGCTGAAGTTCTGATTTGCCAGATTCCCTGCCTTGCTCGCCTCGCAGCGAAGCGGGCCGGCAGGTTTGATTCTTTCTGATCATGCAGAAAGAATGGAAAAATAAAAAAATTTCTCAAAACATTAGACAAGAAGTTATACCAAATTCTTAATTCAAAATAGGCCAAAGGCTTTTTGAATTTTAGAATGGTTAATGCCGATCGACAATATATTTAGTCTGATTTTTTTTCGACTATTATATATTGCGTATCGGTATTACAACACCTCAAAATAAGATTTGACCGAAAAAAGACAGGAATACTTTGCTTTCAAAAAAATTACTATCCTACCTGTGTGAATATTTTAAAGAATATGCTCCAAAGGTGTGGCTGTTTGAAGGACAAGATGGCGGGCGATACTCTGAAAGCAGTATAAATTCTATTTTTCATGAAGCATGCAGGAAGGCAGGGATAAATAAAAAAGCAACAGTACATACGTTGCGGCATAGTTTTGCAACACATTTGCTTGAAAGAGGCACTGACCTAAGGTATATACAGACATTGCTGGGACATTCGTCAAGCAAGACAACAGAGATATACACACATATTACAAAGAAAGGAATGGAGCAACTGGAGAGCCCATTAGATAATTTAGATTTATAAAACTTTATTTAATTATTTACCAACCATTTAAAATTGGAAAAATGAATTGCTACAACTTAAAAAGAAAAACTAAAATTTAAAATTGAATAAATGTTTAAAAAACCTGGTGAATAATTATTATTTTTACGAATGAATAGAAAATTTAAATAATTAAAAACAAGTGTGCTGCAAAGACAAAACAGTATTGCTACACCTTAATTTTATAAAGTAGATATTGCGTCAATACAGCAGCACAGACGTTAGGTGCAAATATCATTAATGTTTTTTACTTATAGACAAACAAAGACAAGTTCAAGTTAACGTAGACAAGTACTGGCAAACAAAGACAAGCGTAAGCAAACAGACAAAGACAAACAATTGACAAGCACGGACAAGCATTGACAAATTTTGATAATCATGGACAAGTTCAGACAAATTCGGATTTTTTTAGTATCTGCACCTAACGTGTGTCTGCTTTAACCGCAAGGGATTTGCATGTTTGACAAGAACGTAATAACTTTGACAGCATAAAGCACATAGACACGAGAGGGTAGACGTGCGGCATAAAGCAGCCACGGGCTCGTTAGCGTTCATTGTAGAAAGACACCAAAACAACATTGATACATTATCAAAATAGACAAGGTATAAAGTTTAAATCAATATAAAATAGATAAAATGCATCATAAACGATTAAAATTATGTGTAGTACTCTTGTTAGGATTCGGGCTGATAGGAATACAAGCACAAGAAAGCATTAACACCATTGGCGGAAATGCATTCGGTAGCGGAGGTTCGGTGAGCTATTCCATTGGACAGGTTGTTTACACCTCCAACACCGGAATAAATGGTTCTGTGGCACAAGGCATACAACAACCCTATGAAATTTCGGTAGTAACAACTATTGAAGAAGCCAACAGCATGACGCTATCGGTTACGGCTTATCCTAACCCTACTGCCGATTTTTTACAGTTAAAAGTGGAAACTGAAAAGTTAAAAGACTTGTCATTTCAACTGTTTGACATGAACGGAAAACTTTTGCAAAACGAAAAAATTACAGGCGACCAAACAAGCATTGTTATGAGTAATCTTGAACCTGCAACGTATTTTGTAAAAGTAATTCAGGAAAACAAAGAAGTAAAAACGTTTAAAATTATTAAAAACTAACAGATATGAAAAGAATATTTATAATTTTAATAGCCGTATTAGTAACGGCAAGCATGTTTGCTCAATCACCTGAAAAAATGAGCTATCAGGCAGTAATTCGTGATGCGACTAACAATCTTGTAACAAGCCATGCTATTGGTATGCGTGTAAGCATTTTGCAGTCTTCAGTAACAGGGACAGAAGTATATAAAGAAATATATAACCCTAACCCACAAACGAATGCTAATGGATTAGTAACAATAGAGATTGGTAGCGGAATTCCTTTAACAGGAGTATTTGCAAATATTAATTGGAAAAGCGGACCTTATTTTATTAAAACTGAAACCGACCCAAGCGGTGGTACGAATTATACCATTACCGGCACAAGCCAGTTATTAAGCGTTCCTTATGCCCTTCATGCAAAAACGGCTGAAAGTGTTTCAGGAACAATAACAGAAACCGACCCGGTATTTACAGCTTGGGATAAATCAACAGGCATTTCAATAACCGAAAGTCAGATTTCAGATTTAGACCATTTTACCACAGCCGATGAGACTGACCCTGTTTACGTAGCATCAGTAGCAAGTGGCATTACAGCAACCGATACTACTAGTTGGAACAATAAATTAGACAGCGAAACCGACCCTGTATTCACAGCTTGGGATAAAACAACAGGCATTTCAATAACCGAAAGTCAGATTTCAGATTTAGACCATTTTACCACNNNNNNNNNNNNNNNNNNNNNNNNNNNNNNNNNNNNNNNNNNNNNNNNNNNNNNNNNNNNNNNNNNNNNNNNNNNNNNNNNNNNNNNNNNNNNNNNNNNNAGCCGATGAGACTGACCCTGTTTACGTAGCATCAGTAGCGAGTGGCATTACCGCAACAGATACTACTAACTGGAACAATAAATTGAATGCCGAAGTTGATGGTTCTGTTACTAATGAACTACAAGCATTGAGCATTAGCAACGACACCATTTATCTGAGCAATGGTAATTTTGTGAAACTTCCTACAACAAGCGAAACTGACCCTTTATTTGTTACATCGGTTGCAAGTAGTATTGCAACAACAGATACTGCAAGATGGAACAACAAACAAAATCAATTGACTTCAGGAACAGGAATTAGCATTATAAACAATATAATAAGTGCTGTCGCTGGTGGAACGCATTATTTAGGTGAAGAATATTTAGATGGTATAATATTTTATCTTTATATTGGAAATGACGGATTACAACACGGCTTAGTTGTTTCTAAAGTTGAAAGTACCGGTAATTGGGGAGATGAAATAACCGTAGTAGGTGCAGACAGAACAGAAGATGGTTTATATAATACTAATATGATGTCTGCTAGTAGTACAGCAAAAATATGGGTTCAGAGTTTAGGAACAGACTGGTATCTTCCTTCACAGGATGAATTTAGTTTGCTTTGGCATAATCGTTTTCATGTAAACAAAACAGCCAGAACTATTGGCTCAGCTATAATAACAAATGGACAGTCATATTGGACTAGTACAGAGTATGATGTAAGTCATGCGTTTTACTATGCTGTAGCATACGGTTGGACGGATTATAGTTATTACAGTAAGTCGAATAATTGCAGAATCAGAGCTATTCGTTCATTTTAACACTAAATATTTTGAATAAAAGAAATGAACAACGAAACGCTAACAAAGTGTATATGCCATAAGAGTTTGAGGGGGGGTATCCAAACATTGTAGCCCGCTCCAATTTTCGTATTGATGGACAGGTAACTGCTCCGCAATCTCTTACGGCACATACACTCAAACGTTATGCACAAGCTTAAAAAAGACACAGCATATGAAAAGACTTAACATTTTAATTTTGACAATTTTGTTTATCACATCTTGTCAATCAGGAGATACTGAACGATTGGTAACAATTGATAATAAATACTCTATTTCGTTACCTTCCTTTTTAGTTAAAGCAAGCACGACTTTAAATTCAGATGCTTCTTTACAGTATCTGCACACTTGGAAAGAATTTTATGTTATAGTTATTGACGAATCAAAATCAGAAATGCAAAAGGCATTGACTGAC includes the following:
- a CDS encoding T9SS type A sorting domain-containing protein; amino-acid sequence: MHHKRLKLCVVLLLGFGLIGIQAQESINTIGGNAFGSGGSVSYSIGQVVYTSNTGINGSVAQGIQQPYEISVVTTIEEANSMTLSVTAYPNPTADFLQLKVETEKLKDLSFQLFDMNGKLLQNEKITGDQTSIVMSNLEPATYFVKVIQENKEVKTFKIIKN